The following proteins come from a genomic window of Ornithinimicrobium cryptoxanthini:
- a CDS encoding DinB family protein, with product MSVDWHGLAIEQLTWHWEQQARPRLDGLTDAEYLWEPAVGAWSVRPRGAAATPQAVGGGEWEIDFAVPEPQPAPVTTIAWRLGHLIVGVFGGRAASHFGFRQCDYFTWDYAGTAAGALAQLDETYAAWLAGVRGLDAAALARPVGEAEGPFAAHPMAELVLHINREAIHHLAEIALLRDLWAHR from the coding sequence ATGAGCGTCGACTGGCACGGTTTGGCGATCGAGCAGCTGACGTGGCACTGGGAGCAGCAGGCCCGACCGCGGCTCGACGGGCTCACCGATGCGGAATACCTCTGGGAGCCAGCGGTCGGCGCGTGGAGCGTGCGGCCACGCGGCGCCGCAGCGACCCCCCAGGCCGTCGGAGGCGGCGAGTGGGAGATTGACTTCGCGGTCCCCGAGCCCCAGCCCGCGCCGGTGACCACCATCGCCTGGCGTCTGGGGCACCTCATCGTCGGCGTCTTTGGCGGGCGAGCGGCATCCCACTTCGGCTTCCGGCAGTGCGACTACTTCACCTGGGACTACGCCGGCACCGCCGCAGGCGCGCTGGCCCAGCTGGACGAGACGTATGCCGCGTGGCTGGCGGGGGTGCGAGGGCTCGATGCCGCGGCGCTCGCGAGACCGGTGGGGGAGGCCGAGGGGCCGTTCGCGGCGCACCCGATGGCCGAGCTGGTGCTGCACATCAATCGCGAGGCGATCCATCACCTGGCCGAGATCGCGTTGTTGCGAGATCTCTGGGCCCACCGGTGA
- the rocD gene encoding ornithine--oxo-acid transaminase: MTDTQLPQTNAAFIELEDRVAAHNYSPLPVVVAEAEGVWVTDVEGNRYLDALAGYSALNFGHRHPDLVAAAKAQLDRSTLTSRAFHNDQLGPFCRDLATLVGKDQILPMNTGAEAVETAIKIARKWGYRVKGVEQGKADIIVMDGNFHGRTTTIISFSDDPEAHDDYGPYTPGFTAVPYGDLAAIEAAITDDTVAVLFEPIQGEQGVQIPKEGFLPGLRELCTSKNVLMIADEIQSGLGRTGTTLACGYEGVEADIYTLGKALGGGIVPVSAVAADEDVMGVITPGTHGSTFGGNPLAAAVGHAVVKMLETGEPQRHAADLEGPFREGLEALIGKGVDSVRVRGLWAGIDINTDLMTGKEACKGLAKKGVLAKDTHGSTIRLAPPLTISDDELRQVIDALGEVLAAASGS, from the coding sequence ATGACCGACACCCAGCTCCCGCAGACCAACGCAGCGTTCATCGAGCTCGAGGACCGCGTCGCGGCACACAACTACTCCCCGCTCCCGGTCGTCGTGGCCGAGGCAGAGGGAGTGTGGGTGACCGACGTGGAGGGCAACCGCTACCTGGACGCGCTCGCGGGCTACTCCGCCCTCAACTTCGGCCACCGCCATCCTGACCTGGTCGCGGCGGCCAAGGCGCAGCTCGACCGGTCGACGCTGACCAGCCGCGCCTTCCACAACGACCAGCTGGGTCCGTTCTGCCGCGACCTTGCCACGCTCGTCGGCAAGGACCAGATCCTGCCGATGAACACCGGGGCCGAGGCTGTCGAGACGGCCATCAAGATCGCCCGCAAGTGGGGTTACCGCGTCAAGGGGGTCGAGCAGGGCAAGGCCGACATCATCGTGATGGACGGCAACTTCCACGGCCGCACCACCACGATCATCAGCTTCTCCGACGACCCGGAGGCCCACGACGACTACGGGCCCTACACACCCGGCTTCACCGCGGTGCCCTACGGCGACCTCGCCGCGATCGAGGCCGCGATCACCGACGACACGGTCGCGGTGCTGTTCGAGCCGATCCAGGGTGAGCAGGGCGTGCAGATCCCCAAGGAGGGCTTCCTGCCCGGGCTGCGCGAGCTCTGCACGAGCAAGAATGTGCTGATGATCGCCGACGAGATCCAGTCCGGTCTCGGCCGCACCGGCACCACCCTGGCGTGCGGCTACGAAGGCGTCGAGGCCGACATCTACACCCTCGGCAAGGCCCTGGGTGGTGGCATCGTGCCGGTCTCGGCCGTGGCCGCCGACGAGGACGTCATGGGCGTCATCACCCCAGGCACGCACGGCTCGACCTTCGGCGGCAACCCGTTGGCCGCAGCCGTGGGCCACGCGGTCGTGAAGATGCTGGAGACCGGGGAGCCCCAGCGGCACGCCGCAGACCTCGAGGGCCCCTTCCGCGAGGGACTGGAGGCCCTGATCGGCAAGGGTGTCGACAGTGTGCGGGTGCGCGGGCTGTGGGCGGGCATCGACATCAACACGGACCTGATGACGGGCAAGGAGGCCTGCAAGGGCCTGGCCAAGAAGGGCGTCCTGGCCAAGGACACCCACGGCTCGACCATCCGCCTTGCGCCGCCGTTGACGATCAGCGACGACGAGCTGCGGCAGGTCATCGACGCGCTCGGTGAGGTGCTGGCGGCGGCCTCCGGGAGCTGA
- a CDS encoding sulfite exporter TauE/SafE family protein — MSSGILLAVLVGVVVGAVMGSLGGGGGIVAVPALVYLLDQAPLEATTTSLVVVGVTAVFGAVQYGLAGMVNLTDGLAFGVFSIAGAVVGARMALAVDGDVLMALFALLLVAVAWLMWHRASHQPEADLSYRWLQLRPFHLDGRRAALVFVVATGIGWLTGFFGVGGGFAIVPALTLLLKLPMRRAVGTSLLVLAMTSLVGLVTRVSGTVDLDWELIIGFTTAAVLTSMAAGRLSRRVHPKALSQVFAVFLILVATYTAVNSLQSLLA; from the coding sequence GTGTCATCCGGAATCCTGCTCGCCGTCCTGGTCGGGGTCGTCGTCGGCGCAGTGATGGGCTCCCTCGGGGGCGGTGGAGGGATCGTCGCGGTGCCGGCCCTGGTCTATCTGCTGGACCAGGCTCCGCTGGAGGCGACCACGACCTCGCTGGTCGTCGTGGGGGTCACGGCGGTGTTCGGCGCCGTGCAGTATGGCCTGGCCGGCATGGTCAACCTCACCGACGGGCTCGCCTTCGGGGTGTTCAGCATCGCCGGTGCCGTGGTCGGGGCGCGGATGGCGCTGGCGGTCGACGGCGACGTGCTGATGGCGTTGTTCGCCCTCCTCCTGGTCGCCGTCGCCTGGCTGATGTGGCACCGTGCCAGCCACCAGCCGGAGGCCGACCTGTCCTATCGCTGGCTGCAGCTGCGACCGTTCCACCTTGATGGCCGTCGGGCCGCGCTGGTCTTCGTGGTGGCGACCGGCATCGGTTGGCTCACCGGGTTCTTCGGCGTGGGCGGCGGCTTTGCGATCGTGCCCGCCCTGACCCTGCTGCTGAAGCTGCCGATGCGCCGGGCGGTGGGCACCTCCCTGCTGGTGCTGGCGATGACCAGCCTGGTGGGGCTGGTCACCCGCGTCAGCGGCACGGTGGACCTGGACTGGGAACTGATCATCGGCTTCACCACCGCGGCGGTCCTGACGAGTATGGCGGCGGGCCGGCTGAGCAGACGCGTGCACCCCAAGGCCCTGAGCCAGGTGTTCGCGGTGTTCCTGATCCTCGTGGCGACCTATACGGCCGTCAACAGCCTCCAGTCGCTCCTGGCCTGA
- a CDS encoding acyl-CoA dehydrogenase, with product MSTRTSDSHREVTQMSTHEQTEMNTHEQADTGGTQQVSVGSERLTALGASLRLAVDGHYAEQRAHLRELLSADGTFLRDPSMSVAEARDWTRGAIQALVDRGRGGAGFPTSVGGDGHVAAAVADFESLALTDLSLTVKVGVHFGLFGGAIVSLGTDEQVQEFAPRVISLELPGAFAMTEVGHGSDVQSLETTITYEPDTDELVVHSPTPTSTKTYIGNAAEDARMAVVFGQLRVAGADHGIHAVLVPVRDSSGNPAPGVTTGDNGAKGGLDGVDNGTFRFEQVRVPRTMLLSRYGGVAEDGSYHSPIDNQNRRFFTMLGTLVRGRISVAGGAAQAARKALSIATRYGMQRTQFTAPGRDHEVVLLDYLAHQRKLLPAIATSYALAFAQDGLLQDLEAVQSKPAGERDQRAQRELETRAAGMKAVSTAFANDAIQTAREACGGAGYMAENGLTELRRDADVFATFEGDNTVLFQLVAKGLLTNYKEMWGDLDMFGMVQAAVRTFGGTVIERAAARPVVERIMATAQGRSESESVLERSWHIAMFEERERHVLDSLAQRMRTAGQDESKAFEAFNATQDHLLMAARTHTDRVILESFIAGIDRCEDEGTAEVLGRLCDLYALSSLAADRGWFQEHNRMSANRAKAIVPAINQLCQSLRPIALELVEGLGVPESLLGSAMLQD from the coding sequence ATGAGCACCCGCACCAGCGATTCGCACCGTGAGGTCACCCAGATGAGCACGCACGAACAGACTGAGATGAACACGCACGAACAGGCCGACACGGGCGGGACCCAGCAGGTCAGTGTCGGTTCCGAGAGGTTGACGGCCCTCGGCGCCTCCCTCCGCCTGGCGGTGGACGGCCACTACGCCGAGCAGCGCGCGCACCTGCGTGAGCTGCTGAGCGCGGACGGCACGTTCCTGCGCGACCCCTCGATGTCGGTTGCCGAGGCCCGCGACTGGACCCGCGGGGCGATCCAGGCGCTCGTCGACCGCGGTCGCGGTGGAGCGGGCTTCCCCACTTCCGTCGGCGGTGACGGACACGTGGCGGCCGCCGTGGCCGACTTCGAGTCGCTGGCCCTGACCGACCTGTCGCTGACCGTCAAGGTCGGCGTCCACTTTGGCCTGTTCGGTGGCGCGATCGTCAGCCTCGGCACCGACGAGCAGGTGCAGGAGTTCGCGCCCAGGGTGATCAGCCTCGAGCTGCCCGGTGCCTTCGCCATGACCGAGGTGGGTCACGGCAGCGACGTGCAGTCGCTGGAGACCACGATCACCTATGAGCCGGACACCGATGAGCTGGTGGTGCACTCCCCCACGCCGACCTCGACCAAGACCTACATCGGCAACGCCGCCGAGGACGCGCGGATGGCGGTCGTCTTCGGGCAGCTGCGCGTGGCCGGTGCGGACCACGGCATCCACGCCGTCCTGGTGCCGGTGCGCGACTCCTCGGGCAACCCCGCCCCCGGCGTGACGACCGGAGACAACGGTGCCAAGGGCGGACTGGACGGCGTCGACAACGGCACCTTCCGCTTCGAGCAGGTGCGCGTGCCCCGCACGATGCTGCTGAGCCGCTACGGCGGCGTGGCCGAGGACGGGAGCTACCACTCCCCCATCGACAACCAGAACCGGCGCTTCTTCACCATGCTGGGCACCCTGGTCCGCGGCCGGATCTCGGTGGCTGGCGGTGCCGCCCAGGCTGCCCGCAAGGCGTTGTCGATCGCCACGCGCTACGGGATGCAGCGGACCCAGTTCACCGCGCCTGGCCGGGACCACGAGGTCGTGCTGCTCGACTACCTGGCACACCAGCGCAAGCTGCTGCCGGCCATCGCCACCTCCTATGCCCTGGCGTTCGCCCAGGACGGGCTGCTCCAGGACCTCGAGGCGGTGCAGTCCAAGCCTGCCGGCGAGCGCGACCAGCGGGCGCAGCGTGAGCTGGAGACCCGGGCTGCCGGGATGAAGGCGGTCAGCACCGCCTTCGCCAACGACGCGATCCAGACCGCGCGCGAGGCGTGCGGCGGCGCTGGCTACATGGCCGAGAACGGACTGACGGAGCTGCGTCGCGACGCGGACGTGTTCGCCACCTTCGAGGGCGACAACACGGTGCTGTTCCAGCTGGTCGCCAAGGGGCTGCTCACGAACTACAAGGAGATGTGGGGCGACCTTGACATGTTCGGCATGGTCCAGGCTGCCGTGCGGACCTTCGGCGGCACCGTCATCGAGCGCGCCGCCGCGCGACCGGTGGTCGAGCGGATCATGGCGACCGCCCAGGGGCGCAGCGAGAGCGAGTCGGTGCTCGAGCGCAGCTGGCACATCGCGATGTTCGAGGAGCGGGAACGGCACGTGCTGGACAGCCTGGCGCAGCGGATGCGGACGGCCGGGCAGGACGAGAGCAAGGCGTTCGAGGCCTTCAACGCCACCCAGGACCACCTGCTCATGGCCGCGCGCACGCACACCGACCGGGTGATCCTCGAGTCCTTCATCGCGGGCATCGACCGCTGCGAGGACGAGGGGACCGCGGAGGTGCTGGGCAGGCTGTGCGACCTCTATGCGCTGAGCAGTCTGGCCGCCGACCGTGGCTGGTTCCAGGAGCACAACAGGATGTCCGCCAACCGCGCCAAGGCGATCGTCCCTGCGATCAACCAGCTGTGCCAGTCGCTGCGGCCGATCGCGCTCGAGCTCGTCGAGGGCCTTGGCGTGCCGGAGTCGCTGCTCGGCTCGGCGATGCTGCAGGACTAG
- a CDS encoding TetR/AcrR family transcriptional regulator produces MTAHGDGRDRRWVQHRAQRRRELVEAALRAIRAHGPSVGMEDISAEAGTSKTVVYRHFGDRTGLYAAVVESVDQRILDSLGAALVGADPDDATALVAAMVDAYLVLVEKDPEIYRFVVTRPLVDGTVDSDPVARITDRIGIQVTQAMESYLIRHGQDASSAETWGHGLVGFVRAAADHWLTSDRPRPRSAVVADVTTLFAPAFTGMGGTAYTPTRNNDED; encoded by the coding sequence ATGACCGCACATGGCGATGGACGCGACAGGCGTTGGGTGCAGCATCGTGCCCAACGGCGCCGCGAGCTGGTGGAGGCCGCGCTGCGCGCCATCCGAGCGCACGGACCGAGTGTCGGGATGGAGGACATCTCGGCCGAGGCCGGCACCAGCAAGACCGTCGTCTATCGGCACTTCGGGGACCGCACCGGGCTGTATGCCGCGGTCGTCGAGTCCGTGGACCAACGGATCCTGGACAGCCTCGGCGCAGCCCTGGTCGGCGCGGACCCCGACGATGCGACGGCCCTGGTCGCCGCAATGGTGGACGCCTACCTGGTCCTGGTCGAGAAGGACCCTGAGATCTATCGCTTCGTGGTCACCCGCCCCCTCGTCGACGGCACGGTCGACAGCGACCCCGTGGCCCGCATCACCGACCGGATCGGCATCCAGGTCACTCAGGCTATGGAGTCCTACCTGATCCGGCACGGTCAGGACGCGTCGAGTGCGGAGACGTGGGGCCATGGCCTCGTCGGCTTCGTGCGTGCCGCCGCCGACCACTGGCTCACCAGCGACCGGCCGCGCCCCCGGAGTGCTGTCGTCGCCGACGTGACCACCCTGTTCGCCCCCGCCTTCACCGGCATGGGCGGCACGGCATACACCCCCACCCGTAACAACGACGAGGACTGA
- a CDS encoding acetyl-CoA C-acetyltransferase: MAPVRNAVIVGGNRIPFGKSGGAYASVSNQDMLTAALDGLVARFGLAGERVGEVAAGAVLKHSRDFNLTRETVLGSALDPTTPAYDLQQACGTGLETVIQVANKIALGQLDNAIAGGVDSASDAPIAVGEGLRRALLKANHAKSAVARAKAFASIRPADLAPETPRNSEPRTGLSMGEHQARTTKEWGITREAQDELAAASHHNLARAWDEGFFDDLVTPFRRQTRDQGLRPDTSVEKLAKLSPVFGKGEGATMTAGNSTPLSDGAALVFVAEEEWARSRNLPVLARFVDAEVAAVDYVDGGEGLLMAPAYAVPHLLARQGLTLQDFDLYELHEAFASTVLSTLAAWESPEFATERLGLEAPLGSIDRSRLNVNGSSLAAGHPFAATGGRIVASLAKMLSEKGSGSRGLISICAAGGQGVVAILEAV, translated from the coding sequence ATGGCCCCAGTCCGCAACGCTGTCATCGTCGGTGGCAACAGAATCCCGTTCGGCAAGTCCGGCGGCGCCTATGCCTCCGTGTCCAACCAGGACATGCTCACCGCCGCCCTCGACGGGCTGGTCGCCCGCTTCGGGCTGGCCGGCGAGCGGGTCGGGGAGGTCGCCGCCGGCGCCGTGCTCAAGCACAGCCGCGACTTCAACCTCACCCGCGAGACGGTCCTGGGCTCCGCGCTCGACCCGACCACCCCGGCATACGACCTCCAGCAGGCCTGCGGGACCGGCCTGGAGACTGTGATCCAGGTCGCCAACAAGATCGCCCTCGGTCAGCTCGACAACGCGATCGCCGGAGGTGTCGACAGTGCGAGCGACGCGCCGATCGCGGTCGGTGAGGGGCTGCGTCGGGCGCTGCTGAAGGCCAACCACGCGAAGTCTGCAGTGGCGCGCGCCAAGGCCTTTGCCTCGATCCGTCCGGCTGACCTCGCCCCGGAGACCCCGCGCAACAGCGAGCCCCGCACCGGGCTATCCATGGGCGAGCACCAGGCCCGCACGACCAAGGAGTGGGGCATCACCCGCGAGGCGCAGGACGAGCTGGCCGCCGCCAGCCACCACAACCTGGCGCGCGCGTGGGACGAGGGCTTCTTCGACGACCTGGTGACCCCGTTCCGCAGGCAGACCCGGGACCAGGGTCTGCGCCCCGACACCTCGGTCGAGAAGCTGGCCAAGCTGTCGCCGGTCTTCGGCAAGGGTGAGGGTGCCACGATGACGGCCGGCAACTCGACGCCGCTGTCCGACGGTGCCGCGCTCGTGTTCGTCGCCGAGGAGGAGTGGGCTCGCAGCCGCAACCTGCCGGTGCTGGCCCGCTTCGTCGACGCTGAGGTCGCGGCCGTGGACTACGTCGACGGCGGTGAGGGTCTGCTGATGGCGCCGGCGTATGCCGTGCCCCACCTGCTCGCCCGTCAGGGCTTGACCCTGCAGGACTTTGACCTCTATGAGCTCCACGAGGCGTTCGCCTCGACGGTGCTCAGCACGCTCGCAGCGTGGGAGTCGCCGGAGTTTGCCACCGAGCGGCTCGGGCTCGAGGCCCCCCTCGGCTCCATCGACCGCAGCCGGCTGAACGTCAACGGGTCCTCCCTCGCGGCCGGGCACCCGTTCGCCGCGACCGGTGGACGCATCGTCGCGTCGCTGGCAAAGATGTTGTCCGAGAAGGGGTCTGGCTCGCGGGGGCTGATCTCGATCTGTGCTGCCGGCGGCCAGGGCGTCGTCGCGATCCTGGAGGCTGTGTGA
- a CDS encoding 3-oxoacyl-ACP reductase, with translation MTKVLNVLTGNPVTKAMGKQLGLPQPVELRRGRTLPTGDVALAVLDGSGTASAATREALKELKVATATAVRDDPAARTTDDEGRAVPPAYEARIGAIVVDATALAAVTELEGVRAVLRPALKAMSASGRVIVVGTAPELTATPEAAATQQALEGIMRSVGKELRKGATANLVWVSGETTGSGLASTISFLLDGRSAYVSGQPWRVLGAEPGQVPTDRARPYAGSIVVVTGAARGIGAGIAEVFARDGAQLVVVDMPASGEALTQVANRFGGTALQLDITSPDAGQKIAAHVVARHGKDARIHAIVHNAGITRDKLLVNTDEDRWGSVIDVNLAAELRINEVLLDQEVDGGLAQGGRIIGVASTSGVAGNRGQSNYAASKAGVIGLVRAQAPLLADRGITANAVAPGFIETEMTDRIPFATREFGRRFNSLSQGGKPVDVAETIAYLAAPDSGAVTGQVIRVCGQSQIGA, from the coding sequence ATGACGAAGGTGCTCAACGTGCTGACCGGCAACCCGGTGACCAAGGCCATGGGCAAGCAGCTGGGCCTGCCCCAGCCCGTGGAGCTGCGTCGGGGTCGCACGCTGCCGACCGGCGACGTGGCGCTCGCGGTGCTCGACGGGTCCGGCACCGCCTCCGCCGCGACGCGTGAGGCACTCAAGGAGCTCAAGGTCGCCACCGCGACCGCAGTCCGCGACGACCCCGCGGCGCGCACCACGGACGATGAGGGACGCGCCGTTCCCCCGGCCTACGAGGCTCGGATCGGCGCGATCGTCGTCGACGCGACGGCTCTGGCGGCGGTGACCGAGCTGGAGGGCGTGCGCGCTGTCCTGCGCCCCGCGCTGAAGGCGATGAGTGCCTCCGGTCGCGTCATCGTGGTGGGCACCGCCCCCGAGCTGACCGCGACACCCGAGGCGGCGGCGACCCAGCAGGCGCTCGAGGGCATCATGCGCAGCGTCGGCAAGGAGCTGCGCAAGGGCGCGACGGCCAACCTGGTCTGGGTCTCCGGTGAGACGACCGGGTCAGGGCTGGCCTCCACGATCTCCTTCCTGCTCGACGGCCGCTCGGCCTATGTCTCCGGTCAGCCGTGGCGGGTGCTGGGTGCCGAGCCCGGCCAGGTCCCGACCGACCGTGCGAGGCCATATGCCGGCAGCATCGTGGTCGTCACCGGTGCCGCCCGCGGGATCGGCGCAGGCATCGCCGAGGTGTTTGCCCGGGACGGGGCCCAGCTCGTGGTCGTCGACATGCCGGCCTCCGGCGAGGCACTCACCCAGGTGGCCAACCGCTTCGGCGGGACCGCGCTGCAGCTGGACATCACCTCCCCGGACGCCGGTCAGAAGATCGCGGCCCATGTCGTCGCGCGCCACGGCAAGGACGCCCGGATCCACGCCATCGTGCACAACGCGGGCATCACCCGCGACAAGCTGCTCGTCAACACCGACGAGGACCGCTGGGGCAGCGTCATCGACGTCAACCTCGCCGCCGAGCTGCGGATCAACGAGGTGCTGCTGGACCAGGAGGTCGACGGCGGTCTGGCGCAGGGCGGCCGCATCATCGGCGTGGCCTCGACGTCGGGCGTCGCGGGCAACCGTGGGCAGAGCAACTACGCCGCCAGCAAGGCTGGTGTGATCGGTCTGGTCCGAGCCCAGGCTCCGCTGCTGGCTGATCGCGGCATCACTGCCAACGCGGTGGCTCCGGGGTTCATCGAGACCGAGATGACCGACCGCATCCCGTTTGCGACGCGTGAGTTCGGTCGCCGCTTCAACAGTCTGAGCCAGGGCGGCAAACCGGTCGACGTCGCCGAGACGATCGCCTATCTCGCGGCGCCGGACAGCGGCGCGGTCACCGGTCAGGTGATCCGCGTCTGCGGCCAGTCCCAGATCGGGGCCTGA
- a CDS encoding MaoC family dehydratase, giving the protein MAQDQLDVDVELLDGLPSVGVGIARALVPAKRGGPNGHLPERRVMVAALEQDAERFAAYSRVCGFTVRDHVPATWLHVLTFPLQVHLMAAQDFPLGLAGLVHVANSMTLHRPVGIDEEVTLSSSAADLRGHRSGTQVDLLGEARVGDEVVWTGRSTYLARGKRPSGSPEPTSDEAVGGQQNHSQNARETDETPTKMGVDPTALWRLPAGLGRDYAAVSGDVNPIHLSSLTAKAFGFPRAIAHGMWTHARALAALEGRLPPAYEVEVDFRKPVLLPSTVGFASSHAEGQTDFQVASKDGSRVHLTGSLRPLRASGTQHHST; this is encoded by the coding sequence ATGGCGCAGGACCAGCTGGACGTCGACGTCGAGCTGCTCGACGGCCTGCCGAGCGTCGGTGTCGGGATCGCCCGGGCACTGGTGCCGGCCAAGCGCGGCGGGCCCAACGGCCACCTGCCGGAGCGCCGGGTGATGGTCGCCGCACTGGAGCAGGACGCGGAGCGCTTCGCGGCATACTCCCGCGTCTGTGGGTTCACGGTGCGCGACCACGTGCCGGCCACCTGGCTGCACGTGCTCACCTTCCCGCTGCAGGTGCACCTGATGGCGGCCCAGGACTTCCCGCTGGGGCTGGCCGGGCTGGTGCATGTCGCCAACTCGATGACGCTGCACCGACCGGTCGGCATCGACGAGGAGGTGACGCTGTCCAGCAGCGCCGCCGACCTGCGGGGCCACCGTTCCGGCACGCAGGTCGACCTGCTCGGCGAGGCTCGCGTCGGGGACGAGGTCGTTTGGACCGGGCGCAGCACCTATCTCGCCCGGGGCAAGCGCCCCTCCGGCAGCCCGGAGCCCACGTCCGACGAAGCGGTCGGCGGCCAGCAGAACCACTCTCAAAATGCGCGGGAGACCGACGAAACCCCTACGAAAATGGGTGTGGATCCGACCGCGCTGTGGCGGCTGCCGGCCGGGCTGGGGCGCGACTATGCCGCGGTCTCCGGCGACGTCAACCCGATCCATCTGAGCTCCCTCACGGCCAAGGCGTTCGGCTTCCCCCGGGCCATCGCGCACGGCATGTGGACGCATGCACGCGCCCTGGCGGCGCTGGAGGGTCGGCTGCCACCGGCCTACGAGGTCGAGGTTGACTTCCGCAAGCCGGTCCTGCTGCCGTCGACCGTCGGGTTCGCGTCCTCGCACGCTGAGGGTCAGACGGACTTCCAGGTCGCTTCCAAGGACGGCTCGCGGGTGCACCTGACCGGTTCGCTCAGGCCCCTGCGCGCCTCGGGAACGCAGCACCACAGCACCTGA
- the rpmG gene encoding 50S ribosomal protein L33 — MATKSADVRPKITLACTECKERNYITKKNRRNNPDRVELAKFCPRCGKHTAHRETR, encoded by the coding sequence GTGGCTACTAAGAGCGCCGACGTCCGCCCGAAGATCACTCTGGCGTGCACGGAGTGCAAGGAGCGCAACTACATCACCAAGAAGAACCGGCGCAACAACCCTGACCGGGTCGAGCTGGCGAAGTTCTGCCCGCGCTGCGGCAAGCACACCGCGCACCGCGAGACCCGCTGA
- a CDS encoding FAS1-like dehydratase domain-containing protein — MSVNPDYAGREYPPAGPFPVTREEIAAFAEAIGSTSPAHRDPVAAQALGHADVVAPPTFAVRLAQQCEAQVVQDPEAGIDFSRVVHGEESFTHHRPIIAGDVLTGVLHIDRIREAGGHGMVSTRVELTDADQAPVTTVKSTIVVRGQG; from the coding sequence ATGTCTGTCAACCCCGACTACGCCGGCCGGGAGTATCCGCCGGCCGGCCCCTTCCCCGTCACCCGCGAGGAGATCGCCGCCTTTGCCGAGGCGATCGGCTCGACGAGCCCGGCACACCGCGACCCGGTCGCGGCCCAGGCGCTCGGTCACGCCGACGTGGTGGCGCCGCCAACCTTCGCGGTGCGGCTGGCCCAGCAGTGCGAGGCCCAGGTGGTCCAGGACCCGGAGGCCGGCATCGACTTCTCCCGGGTGGTGCACGGCGAGGAGTCCTTCACCCACCACCGACCGATCATCGCCGGCGATGTGCTGACCGGGGTCCTGCACATCGACCGCATCCGGGAGGCGGGCGGTCACGGCATGGTCAGCACCCGCGTGGAGCTGACCGATGCCGACCAGGCGCCGGTGACCACGGTGAAGTCCACCATCGTCGTGAGGGGACAGGGCTGA
- a CDS encoding MaoC/PaaZ C-terminal domain-containing protein — translation MTELTTDPGALTRIVTVDRARLVDYANASGDQNPIHQDEEFARSVGLQDVIAHGMWTMGAALDVVTAYVGGDPGRILSCATRFTGMVVVPAGQTVEVLVEGVVTRSDEEAGTQTLELTATCAGEKVLGRCQALVRA, via the coding sequence ATGACCGAGCTGACCACCGATCCGGGCGCCCTGACCCGCATCGTGACCGTCGACCGCGCCCGCCTCGTCGACTATGCCAACGCCTCCGGCGACCAGAACCCGATCCACCAGGACGAGGAGTTCGCCAGGTCGGTCGGGCTGCAGGACGTCATCGCGCACGGCATGTGGACCATGGGCGCGGCGCTCGACGTGGTCACCGCCTATGTGGGTGGCGACCCCGGCCGCATCCTGTCGTGCGCGACGAGGTTCACCGGCATGGTTGTCGTGCCGGCGGGCCAGACCGTCGAGGTGCTCGTCGAGGGCGTGGTCACCAGGAGTGACGAGGAGGCCGGCACCCAGACCCTGGAGCTCACCGCCACCTGCGCCGGGGAGAAGGTCCTGGGTCGCTGCCAGGCGCTCGTGCGCGCATGA